A single region of the Chitinophagaceae bacterium genome encodes:
- a CDS encoding phosphatidylinositol kinase — translation MRQGIVKYNNIKAGILTEDDNGEYLFVYDEKYIETYPNQFITFNMPVSSRPYRSKRLFPFFDGLIPEGWLLNIATKSWKINKNDRMGLLLACCQNAIGAVSVHPLNAEINV, via the coding sequence ATGCGACAAGGAATAGTTAAATACAATAATATAAAAGCAGGTATCTTAACTGAGGATGATAATGGAGAGTACCTTTTTGTATATGATGAAAAATATATAGAAACTTACCCTAATCAATTTATCACCTTTAATATGCCTGTGTCTTCAAGACCTTATAGAAGTAAAAGGTTATTTCCTTTTTTTGATGGATTAATTCCCGAAGGATGGCTGTTGAATATTGCTACTAAAAGCTGGAAAATTAACAAAAATGACCGCATGGGCCTTCTTCTTGCATGTTGTCAAAATGCCATTGGTGCTGTTAGTGTTCATCCTCTAAATGCTGAAATCAATGTATAA
- a CDS encoding transcriptional regulator, producing MNELSNFVKTRRKQLNLTQEEFAEKAGVALTVIRKIEQGKENLSLSKVNHVLQMFGHILGPVNAKDATRNS from the coding sequence ATGAATGAGTTGTCAAACTTTGTAAAGACTAGACGGAAGCAATTGAACCTGACCCAGGAAGAGTTTGCAGAAAAGGCCGGTGTCGCTCTTACTGTTATTCGAAAGATAGAACAAGGTAAAGAAAACCTCAGTTTGTCAAAGGTTAATCATGTATTGCAAATGTTTGGTCACATTTTAGGTCCGGTAAATGCAAAAGATGCGACAAGGAATAGTTAA
- a CDS encoding type II toxin-antitoxin system HipA family toxin, producing MEKLAKKAVELSISVPGVQPKLSLGWLKNELGNGHRGRLTILDALEGHFILKPQNAAYPQMPENEHLSMKLASLFKIEIVPVSMIRLESGELCFISKRIDRNPDGSKNHMIDFLQILELSDKYMGTMETLGKTIGELSENTLLDKLRFFESTVFNFVIGNNDMHLKNYSMYLSNIGWELSPFYDLLNVKLILPKDKEDLALMLGGKKKNFKREYFDRLGVVLKLNEKQINIVYKRLVKWLPKAIQLIEDSFLEAERKKGFEKLISERVKLFTS from the coding sequence ATGGAAAAATTGGCTAAAAAAGCGGTTGAATTATCTATATCAGTGCCGGGAGTTCAGCCTAAATTATCTTTAGGATGGTTAAAAAATGAATTAGGAAATGGACATCGGGGAAGATTAACCATTTTGGATGCTTTAGAGGGGCATTTTATTTTAAAACCACAAAATGCCGCTTACCCTCAAATGCCGGAAAATGAGCATCTTTCTATGAAGTTAGCCTCATTGTTTAAAATAGAAATCGTACCTGTAAGCATGATTCGCTTGGAATCCGGTGAATTGTGTTTTATAAGCAAAAGAATTGATCGAAATCCGGATGGCTCTAAAAATCACATGATTGATTTTCTTCAAATTCTTGAGTTGTCAGATAAATATATGGGTACCATGGAAACTTTAGGAAAAACCATTGGTGAATTATCTGAAAATACCCTTTTGGATAAGTTGCGCTTTTTTGAATCTACTGTTTTTAATTTTGTTATCGGAAACAACGATATGCACCTGAAAAATTACTCGATGTACTTATCAAATATAGGTTGGGAGCTTTCTCCTTTTTATGATTTGTTAAACGTGAAACTAATACTCCCGAAGGATAAAGAGGATTTAGCCTTGATGTTAGGTGGCAAAAAGAAAAACTTTAAAAGAGAATATTTCGATCGTTTAGGTGTAGTTTTAAAATTGAATGAGAAACAAATAAACATTGTATATAAAAGACTTGTGAAGTGGCTACCTAAAGCTATTCAATTAATTGAGGATTCTTTTTTAGAAGCAGAAAGAAAAAAAGGCTTTGAAAAACTGATTTCAGAACGTGTAAAGCTATTTACATCTTGA
- a CDS encoding transposase: MIFAFSSSIVIPADNPVYFFTATVLYWKHLLKPDKYKKIILSSMEFMTQKKRMLISGFVIMPNHIHMICSVCEGHKLKDIQRDMLKFTSQQIKFDLVENHPEVLKEFISTQNDRKFQIWERRPLAVPLYTYEVIEQKLEYIHRNPIHKKWNLAENEEDYYYSSASYYLSGKDR, from the coding sequence ATGATATTTGCATTTTCAAGTTCAATTGTAATTCCTGCTGATAATCCGGTATATTTTTTCACGGCAACAGTTTTATATTGGAAGCATCTCTTAAAGCCTGATAAGTACAAAAAAATTATATTATCAAGTATGGAGTTTATGACTCAAAAAAAGAGAATGTTGATTAGTGGTTTTGTGATAATGCCGAATCATATTCATATGATTTGTTCAGTGTGTGAAGGGCATAAGCTGAAAGATATTCAACGGGACATGCTAAAATTTACTTCACAACAAATTAAGTTTGATTTGGTAGAAAATCATCCTGAGGTCTTAAAAGAATTCATAAGTACACAGAATGACAGGAAGTTTCAGATTTGGGAAAGACGGCCATTAGCAGTACCATTATACACTTATGAAGTGATAGAGCAAAAATTAGAGTATATACATCGCAACCCAATTCATAAAAAGTGGAATCTGGCAGAAAATGAAGAAGATTACTATTATTCAAGTGCATCATATTATTTAAGTGGAAAAGACCG